The region GAGGTTCCTCTAGCGCGATAAACTGCGCTAGAGGAACCGTCTACTACCGCACGACCAGAGGCAAGAACTCGTTCATGAATCCGTAAACGGTGTACCAGCCCGGAGGCATGGTACGATTGCTGTCCGTGCGCTCGATCACGATCCCGTCGCCGACGGCCTTGTAGCCGTTGGGCAAAGTACTAGGTTCTAAAACTTCCACCTGGTAACCCATGGGAGGGTCGACCAGGCCATGGTAGTTCCAGCCGAGGTACTCAGCCCAATCCTTGACCGGGGCATATTGCCCGGGCTGCGGAATCGGGGTCTCGCTCGGTTCAGCGGTGGGGGACGGGGTAGCGCTCGGGCTGGGCATCGGGGTGCTCGTGGCGCCGCCTGTGCGGCATTGCCATGGCATCCAGATACTAGCCGCAAAAAACATTACTTCAGTTTCCCCATTACCGGTCAGAGACTGCATAGGGTCGCCGTATTGAACGACGTAATCCTGCGGCACTACCCAAGAAATCGGGTTGTTGCCGTCGTAAATCACGCGCCAGCCGGCGGGGTCGGTGTGTTGGTCATCGAACAGGTCGAACTTGACCCGGGAACTGTAAGTCCCCAAGTCCTGAACGAGGCTGTCGGTGTCCAGACAAGTCACGGTGCTTTGCGCCTGAACGGGCGCGAAAGCGAGAACGCTGGCCACGATGGCCGCCAGAACGAGTGAAACAACTGCCAGATGTAGCTTGTTCATGATAGATTTCCTCTCTTTGCTATATGGTCAAGAACGATAGATTCTTATATGAAATGTCTTCGGGAGATTCCTGCTTCCCAAAGACAGATACTGCCAATCCTGGGATCAAATATATCAATCCCATAATTGGCAGCAAATGGTTGAGAAACGGGGAATACTTCCCGGTATGTCTTATTGTAAATGTGCCGTTTTTATCGACTTTTACAAAGGGAAAAACCCAAAGAAATATCGTCTAAAACGTATCCTATAGTATAAATTATAAATGTGTGTTTGTCAAGGGGTTGTATGAGTTCCATACATATGGCACTCTTTAGGTAAAATAGATAATAGGTAATCCATAGGTGAAATATTGTTCAGGCTTTTGTGAACTCGCTTTGTATTGTACCAGACGAGGTATTCAATAAGGTGACGATTGAATGATCCGATACCGGTCCACTTGGTATAGATGTAGGGGTTCATAAATTCTTCCTGGAGTGTTCTGTTTGCTCGCTCAATAAAGGCATTGATCTTGGGACATCTGGGGTAGATAAAGAGGTGTGGGATATTGTTTTCTTCCAGATAGTCATGGAAGTTTCCCAGATACTCGAGGCCGTTATCTGTTTGTATGGTTTTTATACCATCTTGTATTGGGTATACTAGTTCCAGTCTTCTCATAAAATCAGCACCGTTTCGGCTGTTGAGTTTTGAGTATCCGTAGGAGAACTGGAATTTGAGTTTGATGTCCACTGCATTGAAGACATACAGCTTGATTCCGTGTACAAACTTCGTGATGGTATCAATCTCAATGTATCCGGTATCTTCCACCTTGGGAGACCGCTTGACCTTCTGTCGGTACTTTACTTTCCGTTTTGCAAAGCCACTTGCTGGATTGTGATAGATCCGGTAGGTCTTGCGCTGCAGGTTGTGTCTTTTGATCACTTTTCCAATGGTTGACTCAGATATAGTTGAAATTCCTTCCTGTAGGCAATACTCATCAAGTAAGGGCTTGATCTTCTCCTTTCCCAAACAAAAGTATTGTTCTCGAATCTCTTTGATAAAGGATATGACCTTCGGGTGAGTCTCCATACGTCGGGGTGTCTTTGGCTTGGTTGTCTCTGGTATCAGGCTATCCAACTGCCCTTCTGAATCTCGCCGTCTCTTCCTCCATCGAAACAATGTCCTTCGTGATATCCCATATGCATCAACTGCAGCTTGTATCCCGTACTTCTCTGCAAATGTCAGAACATCGTTTCTGATTTGTGCTACATCTGACTGATTGTAGTCTGATAGAGATCGTATCTTTTTCATAAGATCTCTATTGTACTGCCAGTCATAACTCCTAATTACTCGAAGCTGATCTCCTCCCCATTTACTCATAGATGTTAGTTCCCTATGAGTGCCATATCTTTCGTAACTTATTCAGGGGGAGAATAGTATCCTATAAAATAAAGCAGGTGACGAATAAGTGCAGTACAGCCTGGGATTCAAAAGAAAGAAGAACCTATAACAGAAATTGTGAAGAGAGGCGCTGTACAAGAGTACAGCGCCTCTTTGTGTGTCTTACTAAATTATCAGTTATTATTCAAAACCAAGTTTAGAACGACAGTCATCTGTAAACGGCGGATAGATTGACCACACGGTACCTGCTTCCATATCTCGATCCGGTGCATCTCCTCGAATTGATGCTCCTTCTTCACCAAGAGCTTCCCAACCTTCTGGAAGGCGTGTCTGTTGCGTGGTTTTTACTCGTAAACCACCATATTGTTGGTCGGCCCATCCTTGATTTTCTGCTCCAAGAACCTGCGCCATATCTTCAGGTGCTATACAACTTGTATCAAGCTGTTGTGGCCATTGTTTATCATCAATCTGCCAGTAGGTAGCACTTAGTGCAGTTACCGATCCTTCGGTTGCTCGATAGGTGTCATCACAGTCCTTGGGCATGTCATTGACAAGAACAGGGTCACCAGAGGAATATTCTGCACCGCAGGACTCAGCATAGGAATCTACCGCTCCTCCTTCAGGAACGTGAAGCGTAAATGTTCCAGCATCACCTTCATTGGGGCCTGTGACGACAAAGCCGGCATACGCCGATTTATGATCACATGACGTTATTTGCGGCCGAATTCTTGTGCTGGGTACACCAGCGAGAACTGCTCCAAGAGCTTGAACTCCTTCGGTTGTCTGAGGGAATGTGGCTTGCAAGAACAAGCATTTTGCATCAGGATTGAGCAGATCTTCACCTGAAGTTGTATCTGTTGGTTTTCCAGCCTCATCGCCGGTCTTAATGAGATCGTTTAGATTCGGCTTGGCACAGGCACTACTTACAACAGCCAGAAGTGCAAGACCCGCAATTCTCATCGCTACATTGCGATTCATCAGACGTTGAGGAGGACGTAGTATATCAATCATACTTATATAAGGACTTATAATTGAAGGTATTATACCACATGAGGCTCTAAATATCAATATATTGTATGAGTTCCATACATATGGCACTCTTTAGGTAAAATAGATAATAGGTAATCCATAGGTGAAATATTGTTCAGGCTTTTGTGAACTCGCTTTGTATTGTACCAGACGAGGTATTCAATAAGGTGACGATTGAATGATCCGATACCGGTCCACTTGGTATAGATGTAGGGGTTCATAAATTCTTCCTGGAGTGTTCTGTTTGCTCGCTCAATAAAGGCATTGATCTTGGGACATCTGGGGTAGATAAAGAGGTGTGGGATATTGTTTTCTTCCAGATAGTCATGGAAGTTTCCCAGATACTCGAGGCCGTTATCTGTTTGTATGGTTTTTATACCATCTTGTATTGGGTATACTAGTTCCAGTCTTCTCATAAAATCAGCACCGTTTCGGCTGTTGAGTTTTGAGTATCCGTAGGAGAACTGGAATTTGAGTTTGATGTCCACTGCATTGAAGACATACAGCTTGATTCCGTGTACAAACTTCGTGATGGTATCA is a window of Candidatus Roizmanbacteria bacterium DNA encoding:
- a CDS encoding transposase, which gives rise to MSKWGGDQLRVIRSYDWQYNRDLMKKIRSLSDYNQSDVAQIRNDVLTFAEKYGIQAAVDAYGISRRTLFRWRKRRRDSEGQLDSLIPETTKPKTPRRMETHPKVISFIKEIREQYFCLGKEKIKPLLDEYCLQEGISTISESTIGKVIKRHNLQRKTYRIYHNPASGFAKRKVKYRQKVKRSPKVEDTGYIEIDTITKFVHGIKLYVFNAVDIKLKFQFSYGYSKLNSRNGADFMRRLELVYPIQDGIKTIQTDNGLEYLGNFHDYLEENNIPHLFIYPRCPKINAFIERANRTLQEEFMNPYIYTKWTGIGSFNRHLIEYLVWYNTKRVHKSLNNISPMDYLLSILPKECHMYGTHTTP